The DNA region GAGTAAATCGAGTTCCAAAGTGGCCTCAAGGTTGGGGACCTGGCTTCTGGCCCTTCCTTCAGCGTTTGTCATCATTCGAGTTCCCAGTGACGCCAAAGTTTTGGACATATAGGTTGAATTCCCGGCTCTTTCATCATCAGCCTCGACGTCCTCTCGTCCTAGCTCTTCTGATTTCCAACTGTTATCGTGGAGAGGCCTGGGTTTTAGCTGCTCAACCTCAGCTTTGACTTCATCTGTCTGTCATTTTCCTCTTTTGGTTTCCAGGCGGCATCAAGGTTTGGAGATCTCCGCGGCAGCTACGGCCTGCGGCTCTTCCTTCTCAGGCTTGGCCTCCTCGGTGTCCTTGTCTTTGCTTTTCttgtgtttcttcttcttgtgtttATGCTTGTGCTCCTTGTGCTCACCGACCTCCTTCTCCCCTACTTTGTGCTTCTTATGCTTCTTGTGTTTCTTGTGCTTcttgtgtttctttttcttcttcttgtcaccCACGCCGGCGGCGCCGGTCGAGGCAGAGGCGGGGGAGTCACTGCGATTGCTGTTGGAGCGCTGGCTGGTCGTGGGGCTGCTGTCCGAGGCCTCGTCACCCTCGCTGTAGTCCGGCACAAAGGCGGCCTCGTCCGTCTCGCGGCCCAGGTCCGAGCAAAGGCGCTGCCTCCTGGGCTCGGGGCAGCTAAggttcttctcctccttcccgGGTGAACCTCGCTCCTTCCCTTCTCTTACCTCTGCTTTTGACCCCCTTTCCCCCCTAGTTGCCTTCTTCTCCTCTCGGATAATCTTGACTTTGGTGGGTTTGCTGGTCTTGCTTTCGTCCTTGGGCAccttctttttctcctccttGGCCACAGGCTTCTTGTCAGCCCTCATTGGCTCAGTCTTCTTCGGGATAGGTGACGGCTCTTTGAGAGTCTCTTGAGGAGCCGCTACCGCTGCAGCCaactgctgctgctcctcctcctcctcctcgtcatctTCCCGCTCCCACTTGGAGCGAGGAGGCGCTTGAATGAGGAGCTCCTCCCCAACGTTTTGGGGGCCAGACTGAGTCGTTGGCTCCAAAGTTTCCGAAGAGTCCCTGTTCTTCTCTTCCGTTCCAGTGTTCAGCTTGGGCTCCTGGGCGGGTCTACCAAATGAATGTATGCAGTGAACGAAAGACAAAGGCagaaagtaagaaaaagaaaaagacaaaaggaaaaatgaaaataaaaacaaaatgatggaaaatttaaaaagacagaaaatgctGAAAACTTAAGTTGAGGCTCTTAAATACACCGCATCAACCTCTTACCTGGCGGTGCCGGCAGGCTGGCTGGCTAAGACCTTGCGACTGATCTTGGGTTTGGGCTTCGTTTTTGTCTCTCCATCTTTCCCTACAAAGAGAAAATCCaaaactgtaaatatatattaaaaaataatttttgaagaATTCTATCATTTTCCAAGATCAATTTCCTATACGGCTAGATATATTAAACAGATTCCCGATTTCTCAATTGTTCAGTCAAATAATGCTCAATGTTCCAAACAGGGAACTTGTTGAACAATTCCATATTCCCAAATTTCACAAAATCCAACTCAAAATACACCTGCCAAACGATTCACAGAAGTCCAAATATTCATCCTTCCCAAAATCCAACATTTGGAaaagggggtaaaaaaataaatgcacccAAGTCCCCCCTTACCTTTAATTTAGaatgatttttcaaatttcaattgAATAAGTGTAATTTCGTCGCTTGGTGATGGCTTTGGCCATGCAGTAGAGCAGAGgtgttaaactttttttgtcacgggccacattggcattccagtttccctcagaagaccgttatgactgaaaacataaaattctttagctgcctcatcatatttccacatggaACTTataaactacttttggaatcgggaatcaagggtaatgggtttttcaactattgtttggtaacacaacaaTGCTTGCAGTACCTCAATTTTATGATTTATAATGTAGTAATTTTGGTAcggattcaaacaaaaatcatggaagggaATACAAAATATGCCCACGCGGCGGGCCGATTcaggcccctgggccttgagtttgacacctgcagtACAGGGAAGTCGTGGTGGCTCATTTGGCCCTTCAAAAGAGCCCACCACGCAGAAGCGGGTTGTCAACAGTTCATCTTTGGGTATGTTGACAAACGCGCACGATAGACATAATACACCCGCTCACCATTTCACATTggcagaatcagctttaatggccaagtatgtaataaCACAAAAGGagtttttctctggcagtcggagCCGCCCTGGTGGGACAAATCCCCACTTCCACACTTTTAGGATTAGATTTTAGGACCACAAACCTCCTATCTTGGAAGTCCTGCAGTTCACACTTGGTCCAGATCCAGTGTTatccagacaaaacaaaaagtcatatgATGTTGACACATGGCCTTGTTGACTCACCTTCTTTGGGAGTGGGGTCAGGTTTCTTCCCGGTGGATGCAGTCTTCGCAGGTCTCTCCTTGGAAACACTACTGGGAAGatgaaaaaaggaataaaaaaggtgctagaaaaaaaaaaaaaaaaaaaagagtcaagaCACGATACTTTGCAAGACCCACCGATCTGATTTTGCAACTTTCTCCGTGGTCTCCTTGGAGGAATTGCTCGACTTCTCTTGGTTGGTTCCCTGCTTTTTGCTGACGGCCGATTTCTCCGCGATGGTCATTTTGTCCAAGCAAACAGATCTGCTGGCTGCGCTTCCGGAGTTTTTACGGTCCGTCTTCTGTGATTTTTCGCCTACATCAGCATCTTTCACTGCCGAGACCTTCTTTGAGCTTGATCCAGAGACTCTGTCGCGCTCTCTCTCTGATGCCGAAGTCCTGTCCCTGTCAGATCCCGAAGTTTTTTCTCGATCTCGGTCAGAACTAGCGGCCTTTTCCCTCTCTCTATCTGTGGCTTTCGCACGATCTTTGTCTGAACTCGATGCTTTTGCACGATCACGGTCTGAAGTCTTTTCTCTGTCTCTGTTCGAAGCTTTCGCCCAATCTCTGTCGGAACCCTTTTCCCGATCGGAACCCTTTTCCCGATCGGAACCCTTTTCCCgatctctgtctctgtctgaaCCCCTTTCCCGATCTCTGTCAGAGCCTGTGGTTCTTTCCCGATTTCTGTCAGACCCCAAAGTTTTTTCCTGATCTCTGTCCGATCCCAAAGGTTTTTCCCGGTCTCTGTCAGAGCGCAAGGGTTTTTCCCGCCCCCGATCTGAACCTCTTTCCCGCTCTCTGTCTATTCTCCAGTTACTTTCCCGCTCTCTGTCTAATCCTGAATTCCGGTCAGCGTCTTTGTCAGACACCGAGGATTTCTCCGCAGCTTTTTCTCTTGAGATCCCCCCGTCAGAGGAAGAAAAACGCTCCTTTGCGTCAACGGCTTCAGAATTACTGCTGGGTCTGTCCGCATCTGGATTGTTGGCAGCACCAAATCGGTCCGCGGTGGTCTTGTCAGAGTCCGAGGTGGGGTTGTCTTTTTTGACATGGTCTCTGCTCAGAGGGATGCTTCTCTGGGTCACTGGCTTCACCTGGATAGACAGAACAAACATTACTTGATAGGTTTATGCTTCATTTGgacataaaattaattttctaCTAGCTTACAAGTAATGGATCACTTGCTGCACAGTGCACCATGATTCTCACAGGCCAAGTTGTCAATTATACACGGATCTTGGTTAACATAACTTATTTCAGCATgtatcattattaaaaaaaaaaaaaaaaaagccatacgATATGTATCATCAGTCATATGTGACTGCATGAATGTCGTGGCACAATGCTGCATCTCACAGGTCAGTCCTGGTACTACAACAGACATGGAAATACATGTGGTGTGCCTTCTTCCATGTCACATGAACTACACAACAAACAGCTGTTGGTatgccaatttttttctgtgatcaCTGAGTGGGGTTTGTATCATTGAAAATTGAACTATGTGCCACTTGATTATACTTAACCATTTAAATGACATTAGAATCTACATTTTGCCTACATGCTTCTCGGCTGAACCAAACTCAAGCAACGAAGGGGTGATTGTGTGGATGCCGTTTCTCGGGTGTATTGCAGTAAGACCCACCGGCAAGTCCATGAGCGGTCTGATGGGGCCTCTGTCTTTGTCCGCCCAGACAATCTCGCGGCCCACAAGCACGGGAAGAAGACCAGGTCTGTCAGGCGTGTGTGAGAATCTCGGGAGTGGCAACTGATGGGAGTCGTGGAGGTGCGGGAAGACCTCAACGCCAATCCCGGGTCCATCCAGTCTCCGGAGTTTTCCGGGCGGGGAGCCTAGCAAGGAGCGGCCCTCCTCACCCAGCCGCAAAGGAGGTCGGTGGAGGTAGGGAAGCACTTGTTGGTGGGGTAAGGGGATGAGGCCGCCGCCATGTGGGGGCTCTCTTCGCACTCGGTTGTCATTGCCAGGCCGGAGGCTTTCGTGGAGAGATGGATGTGGTAGAGGTAGGCCTGGGGTGAACAATGGGGGGGTCTTTAGGAGGGGTGGCCTCACAGAACAGCTTTTagacttttccttttttggagCTATTGAGTTGTGGGATTCTTCAGGTTTGGCTTTGGTGGTTTTTGATGTTTTAGCAGCGACAGTAGAAGAGGGCTCTTTCTTTTTGGTCACAACAGACTCAccagtcttcttcttcactttgtcatttttcactttGGAAGCATCAGTCTTTGCTTTAGGTTTTACTTTCTGAGCCTTCTCTTTCTTTCCCTTGTCAGTCTTAGACACGGGCTTGACCGAGGCTTTTGCGGGTGCTGTGGTAATTTTGGAGGCAGGAGCCTTGGAACTGGCAGTAGATGATGCTGGCTTGGAGGCGATGGGGGACGTTTTGTTTGGCGATAGGATGTCATCCATGGGTTCATCTCTGACGGGCGTGGCGTCACCCCTGTCTACAGAGTGATGCGATTGCTCCCCATCCTCGCCGGCTCGCCTCTTTTTGACTTTCTTGGTTTTCAGGAGCTTGACATTTGTCTTAGATGATGAAGGATTGTGAGTTGGTGGCACTTTCTCATCTCTACATCTTCTCCCTCTGGCTTGAGGGGAGTACTCCCTGTGCAAGGGGGATACCCGTTCCCGCTCTCGTTCCCTCTCCCTGCTACCGCGTCCCCGATGATAGATCACCTGGTGTTGGTTCTCACAGTCTTTGTAATACTTGTTGTACCATTCTCTATACTCGCGCTCCCATTGCCGGTAGCTATCCCGTTCCCAGCGTTCGTGACTGCCGGGGCTGAGAGTCTTTAGATCATAAGGTGGTAATTCACGAGGTGGAGGCTTCCGTCCACCTGGGCTGCGGTTCCGGAAACCGCCAGGGGAGCGGGAATGAGACCTGGACCGGAACGAGGATGCCCCTTCGCCGCCTTCCCAAGTGGCACCACGGAATGAAGGCGGCGAACCAGAGCGACGGTACCCATATGACCTCGAGCGGGAGCGGGACCGGGACCTTGAGCGGGAGCGTCCATAGCTGCGTCCATTGCGTCGGGAGTAAGGTGAACGGGGATACGGCCGCCCGTGGGAGCGTGAACGTGACCGCGACCGACTTGGGGTGTATGAGTAAGACCTTGATCTGGATCTGGACCTGGAGCGAGAGCGAGTGTAAGAGCGGCTGACTGGAGAGCGGCTATATGATCGAGACCTGTTTAGGAAGGAGAGAAAGAACGCAAAATGAGTACAAGTTGATGTTTTACTGACAACACATTTGTGCTGCAGGATATTAGCCAATTTTActtaattgtaattattttaccacaaatacggtatctttgttcatctatcccAGCGATGTACAGTGACAGGTACATGTATGcatttaaatgctcttccacaaCATGGGAGAAAGCCATTTACACAGCAGAATAACTGTGTTCCAAGTAATTGGGTCCAGATTTAACACGGACTAGGTACTTCAGGAATTACACAGCAACATACACAACGTTTCAGTCCGTGCATATGTTTTGTGACGTATACATGTGGTGGTCTGCTAAGATTTTTCTTATGTAGAATGCGTATTGCTACTTACTACTACTGTTTTGACGGTTTGGGACAAAATGTGTTGAAGCAATGACAAAATTTGGTTACCTAGAATACGAAGGTCTCTGTCTCTTTGGCGCATTTCGGTACTTCATCAGCTCTTTGTGGAAGTCTTTTGTGAACTCGTCAAGTTTGGATGTGATGCTGTAAAACAAAAAGGTCGCATTTATtacacggtggggcagctggaaaatattggcctcacagtttggaggacccaggttcaatccaaacccgcctgtgtggagttttcatgttctccccgtgcctgcgtgggttttttccgggcactccggtttcctcccacatccaaaaaacatgcaacattaattggacactctaaattcctgctcggtgtgattgtgagtgcggctgtttgtttctctgtgcccacggattggctggcatccagttcagttCGCCTAATGCcaattgaaagctgggataggctccaccactcctgcgacctttgtgaggacaagcggccaagaaaatggatggatggataaattgtacAAATCTGTACCTTATCAGTGTCACATGAACAGCAAATGaacagggtttcaaattagggttcagaTTTTTAACTAGGCTAAATTTTCAAATCAGGGCTTCAAACTCAGgttaatttttttaagatttcaaACTAGGATTATGGTTTGTATAAAATTCCTTGGATTATTCCAAGGAGTTCAACTACTCACTTGTCTTGCCGGTGGTGCCGCTGCCTGTAGAAGTCTTCTTTGGAGAGAGAGGGCTGACTGAGGGAGGCGGGCAGGGTAAGTAGAGGGGGCTGGCCGCTGGGAGCTCCCCAGGGAGGGTTGACGCCTGGCGGCCCAGGGCCGAAAATGGGCTGAGGGTGGTAACCCAACGTCGGCGGTGGAAGGAGGCCAGGGCCTGTGGGGTACAAGGGAGGGTATGCCTGCGGTGGGGGCGGGTAGAGAGAGGGCGACACGTACAGGGAAGGTGTGGAAAGAGGGAGTTGGGCCGTCTGGAGGTGGGTGGAAGAGGGCTCGCCTCTGCTCCTGTAGgacctgaaatttaaaaaaatgattttattttgttttgagagATATATAGTACGAACATATCCTAAGGCTGACCGGCAATGTATTTGTGTACGGTGTGTAGCCGTGTGGCTCGAGCATGTGTCTGTTACCACagtaatgaaaaatgaaaacatgtagtGTAAATCTTAATAACAATGCATCACCAGTTTTTAGGCAACTACAATCATCGTTAAGAGTTTCGCATTGACCAAATATGACCACCAGACTACTCaagccaaaatatttttgattacattttttacattttagtctTGAGTTCATGACACCTGTGCCTTTTAGTGTGTCCTCACCTTTCCCAATGTCTCCCTCCCCTGTCCCTGTGAGGTTGGTGGGGCCGGGAATGGGGACCTAAAGAGAGCAAAACACACAATTGGTCATTTgatcataatgtttttttttttttaaattacaatcaCAAAATATCCTTGAATGTGGTGAATGGTTATTACCTGACAGAAGAGGCTGCCTCGAGGCCGAAGGTGCACTGATGAGAGGCAAATTGTAAGCCTGCgtaaaataaatgttgaaacaaaaacggatttttttttaagctgacCTTTTACAGCATGGTTCATTCaacaatttacttttttttaatgtacttgaatgtatgttaaaaaatgcacaatgtgCTGTCATAAGTTTGCTCCCTGTAACTAGTTTCACCCACTGGTGCAAACTGACTAAGTAATTACTAGAGTGCTTTGGCCCAAACATATTTTTGGGTGGGTTgcttagaaaaaaatgttttgccactAGTGCTGGTTACAGCACTGAGACAAAATTACTCAACAAAATTCCTCAAGTATTGAGGGCTATAACTATTTTTTAAGAGCAGTTTAGGTTACATTTTGCTCTCCACAACGGTTTCACCAATCTGTGTATCATGCACCTATGGCCTGCCACAATTTTAGAACCcactagaaaaaaatacatcttgacATCAGTTTCACCAAATGATGTGAAATTCTGTGAACATGTTTGTTCCAAAAGAACGCAGGACAAAGTCTGAAGAACACACCAAAAAGACAGCAAGTCTGTAATTTTGGAGTCATGTTGACCATTTTTGAGGTTCCTTCAAAGACAAATTTGCCCAACTCGGTTTGTTCGATTGCTGCCATATTTGAAGCAAGTATACTAGACAAATGGACAAGACTGAATTCCAAAAAGTGAATATTTGTCCCTGCCCAGTCTAAATATGACCTAAAGTTTTAATGAGAGATTTCTTATAATCAAAACAATCACCTGTGATCTGCTTTCTGTATTTTTAGTTGGGCCTTGCATCACAATGGGTGCAGGGGGTTCCGCATCACTATCACACAAAAAAGCATGATAAATTAACACTGCAGATTTGTTGTCGGTTTTGGGGCTAGTCTGTTGAACTCACCCTGGCGGTGGTGGCTCATCCTGATTGACGGCGACCCGAGGAGAACCGTGATCAACGACCGGCGGCGGAACTGGCGAAGCTTCTTTCCTTTCCTCAGTGACATCAGAGTGATGGGGCGGCGATGGCGTAGGGGTGGGAGTGTTAGTGGCAGGAGGGGCCGCGGGTGGGGTATGATCCTGAGGGGTAGCCACACTAGTGGTAGCAGGAGCGTGAGGAAGAACAGGAGGTGGTGGGTGGGAGATGTTGGCCACCAAGGGGTCCTGCTGCCTAGACTGCAGAGGCCGATTGAGAAGGTGAGgccgtggaggaggaggagctgaaGGTTGGATTTGTTTCCGCCCGTGTTTCGTGTAGCCGGTCTCATTCTTGAAGTTGTTCACAGCCTGCGTGGCAAAATATGAAAACTCAAATCTAACTGTAAAAGGACAACAACTTATAAAAACGTGTTTGACAAAGGGTACCTGTCGAAGGAACTTGTTGGCAATGAGATTGTCAGGCGAAACATCGGATTGTTTGCATGTGAAGCAAATATGTTCCTCAGAATCCAACAAGGTTGTTCGGATACctggagatggaaaaaaaaaataaaacagggtAATGTTCCGATCTGGACCATGTCTAACTAAACTGGTTACATTCACTTACTTTCCGGATGACAATCTGCTACTTTTTCAGGCCCTGTAAAGCCTGCAGCATATTTAACGATGCGGctagaatatatgtgtgtgtaaatttttcattttattttttttgtcgctaGAGGCTATGAGTTTAAAAGTATAAGAAAAAATTGTTCGAACAAACAGGTTAAAACGTGGCCATTCTCAACAATGCACTAAGGTTTGGGCATGTGCAGATGGATGAGGAGGACGCTTTACTTTCACCGCACGTAGAAGAAGAATAAACCTGAATTGTacatagaagaagaatctacctcaattcCCAGTAGAAAAAGAAAGCTACCTTTAGCCTGTGTAGAAGACTGCACAAGTTTTTGGTGCCCTCGCTTAAACCAGGACTGTGCACGACAATCACCAagcaaaatgcagatttttcacattaatttaaaaagctTTAACAGAAAttggaaaaatgcaaagataatccagtgttttttttttttttttaatgcgtggAGCAGCATTAAAGGAACTAATAACGGATTAAATGCCTGGCCGGCTACATGAGGAggaacagcacaacttcagtgATAACTCAAGATAAAAATGACTGAGAGGGACAGAGATTGAAATGACGTGAGACTTTCTGAGGCTGTTCAACTCTGATACTTTAGGGGTTTCAGTGAATATGAGGAGGACgaataaaaatgacttttctgttacGTTTGAGCCGTTTTACAGATCTGCTACAGttactgtttggaaacaaggttgtaaaagaacatttacaaaatgtttgAATTATCTAATTTCACAACGTACTAGTGCATACAGAATGGGCCAGGAATCTATgacacctggctcttttggtggttgtgtATGGCTTTACAGACCCCCCATAACGTACAATGTTTGGTTacatgaataatggatggaagtctcaaaggctgcatgaagtttcatttaatgacgtatgaaacagacgactaagccatcagcaaaggagtcgcattaatggtaaaacgtacttttgtcatcattggttagcaacattataatgttatttaaatgaattttgagacttattgtacttttaaaatgttggtattacataaaatgcatgaatacaCCATTTTGAAGATTCACAATTGTAAACGGCATTCAGTAGTGCATCTACTGACACTTTTCGGAATCACTTCACCTCTGGCAGAGGTCGGCATTTCCGCTCGAACAAATTGTAGTTCACTCGTTTGATACTCACATTCGTCACAGTAACTGTTCCCGCAGCACGGAATGACAACAGCATCCGTCATCAGATCGTTACAGATGGGGCACAGCAGCTCGTCGGGAATGGGATCGGATTCATCCTCAGAGGACGACTGCTCGTGTGGAACAAACGGCGGGCGCTCCTTCTTCCCCTGCGCGTACGCCTCCCTACAGCGAGAGAGACATTTACTCATCAAGGGTCAAAGATTCTTCAGGGACACGGTGATTGTAGACGGACTTTAAACGTACGCGTCTATGGCCGGTATGGCGTATTCTCCCGTGCTGGTCAACATGGCTCCTTTGGTGCCAGGCTCCGCTTTGACCATGAAACTCTGAGGAATCCCCTTGCTGGTTCTCACCTGCTTGGGAGCCTCCACACTCTTATCCTGGACCTAAGAACATGCAGTATTTATTCGAGACAACCAcactcatacacacacgcaAGATATGAATAAATACTTAAACGAATAAAAATCAATCATTACCAGTAGCATTGGGCATTGTCGAATGTAGTGACCAGTTTTTCCGCATCGGAAACAGAGGTAGTGAGCCGGCGGGGGTCCGACTGCCTTCTTGGAGTAACTACAGAAAAAATGTCCAAGTGTCACTTTTAATCCAGTCGTGCCACCTACAACACAAAATACGCAGGGATCTGGCCAAACAGGTTTAAAGTGAGGGCATACTAACTGAATAGGGTCATATTCGTGGTTGGACTGAGTCATCATGGCTTTAATCTTGTCCTCCTCGGATGCATTTGCATCAACCAGATTAGcggtctagaaaaaaaaaaaccccagacaACAAAACAGTCGAGATTAAAACTAAAAGGAGGGAAAAGTGTGGATGTATTAGCGGTCCAAAATGTTTCATATAAAAAAGATATGCGCCATCTTCGAGAACGAGTCAACATAAACTCTACCTTGGTGAGCTGGGCGAGAGACATAGACGGTGAGGAGTCGGTCTGCGGGAGAATCAGAATACAAGACATTCAAAGTATTACAACACAATCTCAGATATCCTGGATTGTGGCCAGTCCCTCACAGACGCAACGCCGGAGTGATGAAATCTCAtatctgtcacttttttttttcataaactaagtaacaaaagtaaaaaaattaacaaaactcTTACTGAAGACTTTATAGCAGTagacaaatcgttaaaaacatGAACTGGGTATACATTGCGCTGACGTAACTAGGTTGACCATTACGAATTTTGTCACGCATACAATTAGCTGTCGAAGACTGGTCATACAGTAAAACAGAACACGATTCATAATTCCAACCAACGCAATGACTACCTAGAAGATTTCCATATTAAGGGAGGCTTTGTTTTGCACAGTAGCATTTTGAAAATACTGGCTCAACATCGTTATTTGGTTTATTAGTCAGTAGCAGCTTGAACAATTCAGATTTGCGTTggtatccttaaaaaaaaaaaaaaaaaacatactttaaaCTGCGACCTGTCGACTACCACCGAGGCTGCTTAAAATAGTCACCTTGCCAGGCAACtaacaaaaaagacaatttttcatTCGTAAAGGAGGCATTTtcatatgattaaaaaaaaaaaggaaaaaactaacaaaaaaaagtagccGGCTGTTTGGATTGTAAACTGGGTATTTGTGGAGGGAACACACAGGGAATGTGGTGCAAAAGCGGTTCTGACATGCAGAACTCGCTTGAAAACCTTTATTGACAGGCTTCTACAGCTTACAGGACAACTACACCAGCAATAACCATTGACGTGCCACTCAAACGGTGCTggaaattttttcttttttttttaaactccctaCGCTCGTCTGTACGTCTTGTGTGTGCACTATCAAAGATGTGACCCTTAAAGTGTGCTTTATGTGTAGTCCATAAAACAAGACATCTTGTACATGAGGAATCAGCTGACAAATGTGACTGAATTACATTAAGAGCGTAATCAAAACGTTTcaatcggcaaaaaaaaaaatatgaaaaagatcAAAGAAATCACTTAAGATTCCCCACACACCCCATTCAGTCAGGAATTACATTTAATCACAGCCACGCTTCTCTGCATTGATTGCTTGCAAACCACATGttattttcacagaaaataCAGTGACATTATCATATGACATTATCATTAGGTGACAAATATTTGCCCGGGCGAAAGCGGGCTACAAAAGCCATTTTCAATATGAAACACAAGTCAGGATAGTGCATACTCCCTTTCAAACTAGCAAGCACAGTACATCAGTAAATAACTGCTTGACTTGCCGTAGACAACGAACAATTTAAGCCCTTAAGACGCCCTCCCACTCCCCAAGAgagacagccaatcacatgtAGAACTGTCAACAGAAATAAACATGACGCAACTAACAGCATCTTGTTACGAAGGAAGAGGGTAGAGGAGTGAGAGGAGGCatgagtgttgttttttttttgggtgtgtttgctgtttttttgcTCGTTTTTGTTACATACGGGTCTTGATGATCCCGCGACAGACGTGTCAGAACGATCTCTGCGGGGACAAAGAGATGAGGTATCCATAAATAACCACAGCTTTGATCATCAAACGAAATTATAAAAATAGTAATTGACGTACACAATGAACGTCCTGCCAGCCGGTTTGACGCCACCGATTGGTGTTCTACGGACAATCACCGATGAGTGCTTGGGGATGTGGGCTTCATCGTCAGTATATTCTAGAAAAAAGAcatcatgtaaaaatgtaaaacattcaaaaatgttcGTGTTACTCGGAAGAGAAAGTTCACTTAACCATATGGCCTCAATAAGTAATTTAATTTAACAAACTTTAAGCCCATTTCATAAGCATGATCAGAATCGGGCAATCATTGGCATTTTTTGGTGATCAGCTGACaggttttaatgtcataattacaTTTAACAAACTTTACGCCCATTTCATAAGAATGATCAGAATCGGCCAATAGCTGGCATTTTATGGTGATTGGCTGACATGTTGTTTTAATGTCATATTTGGCCAATCTAATCATTGACACACTGCAAAAATCATTTACGCTGGGCCGCGGTCGTGCGCAGTATATTTGGGTCCAAAACTTACATTCAGcaatatacatataaaattttTTTGTGCGTTTTGACATAGTAGTGtaaatatctctcaacaaatttagttattaaaaacaaaaacaaaaaacagcaataTGGGGGAGAGAACACAGATGAGACAACGAAATAATGTGCAGTTCAGActtcaagacaaatttgctttcACGATTGTCCAATCTCAggctactgcaataaaatcttgtattccgatacaCCGCatcatgttttgtatttttttaaacgattggTGGGCTTTATC from Syngnathoides biaculeatus isolate LvHL_M chromosome 9, ASM1980259v1, whole genome shotgun sequence includes:
- the LOC133505934 gene encoding E3 ubiquitin-protein ligase RBBP6-like isoform X3, producing the protein MSCVHYKFSSKLDYNTVTFDGLHITLSELKRQIMSRERLKATDCDLQITNAQTREEYTDDEAHIPKHSSVIVRRTPIGGVKPAGRTFIVDRSDTSVAGSSRPTDSSPSMSLAQLTKTANLVDANASEEDKIKAMMTQSNHEYDPIHYSKKAVGPPPAHYLCFRCGKTGHYIRQCPMLLDKSVEAPKQVRTSKGIPQSFMVKAEPGTKGAMLTSTGEYAIPAIDAEAYAQGKKERPPFVPHEQSSSEDESDPIPDELLCPICNDLMTDAVVIPCCGNSYCDECIRTTLLDSEEHICFTCKQSDVSPDNLIANKFLRQAVNNFKNETGYTKHGRKQIQPSAPPPPRPHLLNRPLQSRQQDPLVANISHPPPPVLPHAPATTSVATPQDHTPPAAPPATNTPTPTPSPPHHSDVTEERKEASPVPPPVVDHGSPRVAVNQDEPPPPGDAEPPAPIVMQGPTKNTESRSQAYNLPLISAPSASRQPLLSGPHSRPHQPHRDRGGRHWERSYRSRGEPSSTHLQTAQLPLSTPSLYVSPSLYPPPPQAYPPLYPTGPGLLPPPTLGYHPQPIFGPGPPGVNPPWGAPSGQPPLLTLPASLSQPSLSKEDFYRQRHHRQDNITSKLDEFTKDFHKELMKYRNAPKRQRPSYSRSRSYSRSPVSRSYTRSRSRSRSRSRSYSYTPSRSRSRSRSHGRPYPRSPYSRRNGRSYGRSRSRSRSRSRSRSYGYRRSGSPPSFRGATWEGGEGASSFRSRSHSRSPGGFRNRSPGGRKPPPRELPPYDLKTLSPGSHERWERDSYRQWEREYREWYNKYYKDCENQHQVIYHRGRGSRERERERERVSPLHREYSPQARGRRCRDEKVPPTHNPSSSKTNVKLLKTKKVKKRRAGEDGEQSHHSVDRGDATPVRDEPMDDILSPNKTSPIASKPASSTASSKAPASKITTAPAKASVKPVSKTDKGKKEKAQKVKPKAKTDASKVKNDKVKKKTGESVVTKKKEPSSTVAAKTSKTTKAKPEESHNSIAPKKEKSKSCSVRPPLLKTPPLFTPGLPLPHPSLHESLRPGNDNRVRREPPHGGGLIPLPHQQVLPYLHRPPLRLGEEGRSLLGSPPGKLRRLDGPGIGVEVFPHLHDSHQLPLPRFSHTPDRPGLLPVLVGREIVWADKDRGPIRPLMDLPVKPVTQRSIPLSRDHVKKDNPTSDSDKTTADRFGAANNPDADRPSSNSEAVDAKERFSSSDGGISREKAAEKSSVSDKDADRNSGLDRERESNWRIDRERERGSDRGREKPLRSDRDREKPLGSDRDQEKTLGSDRNRERTTGSDRDRERGSDRDRDREKGSDREKGSDREKGSDRDWAKASNRDREKTSDRDRAKASSSDKDRAKATDREREKAASSDRDREKTSGSDRDRTSASERERDRVSGSSSKKVSAVKDADVGEKSQKTDRKNSGSAASRSVCLDKMTIAEKSAVSKKQGTNQEKSSNSSKETTEKVAKSDRSVSKERPAKTASTGKKPDPTPKEGKDGETKTKPKPKISRKVLASQPAGTARPAQEPKLNTGTEEKNRDSSETLEPTTQSGPQNVGEELLIQAPPRSKWEREDDEEEEEEQQQLAAAVAAPQETLKEPSPIPKKTEPMRADKKPVAKEEKKKVPKDESKTSKPTKVKIIREEKKATRGERGSKAEVREGKERGSPGKEEKNLSCPEPRRQRLCSDLGRETDEAAFVPDYSEGDEASDSSPTTSQRSNSNRSDSPASASTGAAGVGDKKKKKKHKKHKKHKKHKKHKVGEKEVGEHKEHKHKHKKKKHKKSKDKDTEEAKPEKEEPQAVAAAEISKP